A DNA window from Solanum lycopersicum chromosome 3, SLM_r2.1 contains the following coding sequences:
- the LOC109119847 gene encoding proteinase inhibitor type-2-like: protein MALHKDVTFLASLLVLGLMFLHVSAEIDQGRDIINPKPCTRECGNFSYAICPRSEGSPKSPICTTCCAGYKGCKYYNANGTFICEGQSDPRKPNEHCPKECNRKIAYSKCPHSEGPTKIIPTKCTTCCTGYKGCYYYGKDNKFVCEGQSNEPKVCTQQCDPKVAYMTCPPESTKLTRVCVNCCTAKPGCKLYGHDGSLICIGGVKPH, encoded by the exons ATGGCTCTTCACAAAGATGTTACTTTCCTTGCTTCCTTGCTTGTTCTTG GATTAATGTTTCTCCATGTAAGCGCAGAGATAGACCAAGGTCGCGATATCATAAATCCCAAGCCTTGTACCAGAGAATGTGGTAATTTTAGCTATGCAATATGTCCACGTTCAGAAGGAAGTCCAAAAAGCCCCATATGTACCACATGTTGTGCAGGCTACAAAGGTTGCAAATATTACAACGCTAATGGAACTTTCATTTGTGAAGGACAATCTGACCCAAGAAAGCCAAACGAACATTGTCCCAAGGAATGTAATCGTAAGATTGCTTATTCAAAATGTCCCCATTCAGAAGGACCTACTAAAATTATACCCACTAAATGCACCACGTGTTGCACGGGATACAAGGGTTGCTACTATTACGGTAAAGACAACAAGTTTGTGTGTGAAGGACAGAGTAATGAACCCAAGGTTTGTACTCAACAATGTGATCCTAAAGTTGCCTACATGACTTGTCCACCTGAATCGACAAAACTTACTCGAGTTTGTGTCAATTGTTGTACTGCAAAACCAGGGTGCAAACTCTATGGTCACGATGGATCTTTAATTTGTATCGGAGGTGTTAAACCTCATTAA